The stretch of DNA GACAGCCGCTCGCCGCCGGCGCCATTTACGACAGCAACCGCCACCTGCTGCGCGCCATGCTGGAAGAAATGGGCGTGTCGGTGATCGATCTTGGCATCGTCGCCGACGACCCGGACGCCGTGCGGGCGGCCTTTGCCGCCGCCCGCGCGCAGGCCGACGTGGTGATCAGTTCCGGCGGCGTATCGGTGGGCGATGCCGACTACGTGCGGGACGTGTTCAGCGAGTTCGGCGACATCCACTTCTGGCGCATCGACATGAGACCGGGCCGGCCGCTGGCCTTCGGGCGCCTGGGCGAGACCTGGTTTTTCGGCCTGCCGGGCAATCCGGTGTCGACCGCCGTCACCTTTCTGCAATTCGTGCGGCCGGCGCTGCGCCGGCTGGAGGGAGAGCCGGCCAGTGCGCCGCTGCGGCTGGAACTGCCGCTGCTCGAACCGGTGCACAAGGCGTCCGGGCGGCTGGATTTCCAGCGCGGCGTGCTGGCTCGCGATGCCGCCGGGCGCCTTGGTGTGCGCAGCGCAGGCCATCAGGGCTCGCACGTCATGAGCAGTCTGGCTGCCGCCGACTGCCTGATGGTGCTGCCGGCGGCGACCGGCGACCTGCCGGCCGGCAGTCTGGTGCAGGTGGAATTGCTGCCCTGGCGGGCCACGCCGCAGCCCTGATCCGTGGGAGATTCCATATTCCCGTTTGTGGAAGCGACGCCCCTGTGGGAGCGGCGCGCCGCCGCGAATCCTCGAAGCAAGCATTCGGCGCAAGCATTCGGCCCGGGGGCGGGCCTCCCACACTCGAGCACTGCCGTGGAAGCGACGCCCCTGCGGGAGCGGCGCCCCGCCGCGAATCTTCAGCTCACCCATTCGGTCCGAGGGCGGGCCTCCCACACCAGAGAATCGCGGTCCTGATCGCGCTCACACCCGCAGCAGAAACGTCACCGGCCCGTCATTGGTGAGGCTGACCTGCATGTGGGCGCCGAACTGACCGGTAGCGACCAAGGCGTGGCTGGTGCGCGCCGCGTCGACCAGGCAATCGAACATCGCCCTGGCGTGCGCCGGCTCGGCGGCGGACGTGAAGCTCGGCCGTCGGCCGCGGTCGGTATCGGCGGCCAGGGTGAACTGGGGCACCAGCAGCAGGCCGCCGCGGGTGTCGGCAAGGCTCAGGTTCATGCGCCCATCGGCATCGTCGAACACGCGGTAGCCGAGTATCCGCTCGGCCATGCGCTGCGCCTGCGCCGGGGCGTCGCCCGGCTGCACGCCGACCAGCACCAGCAGGCCCGGCCCGATCTGGCCGACGGTAGCGCCGGCGACGCTGACGCGGGCCTCGGTGACCCGCTGCAGCAGCGCCAGCATGCTCAGTCGGCGGCGCGGCTGTGGCGGCGGCGGTCGGATTCGAGCAGGTAGCGCTTGCGCACGCGCAGGAAGTGCGGCGTGACTTCCACCAGCTCGTCGTTCTCGATGAACTCGAGTGCCTGTTCCAGCGACAGGCGCGTGTGCGGCGTCAGCACGATGTTCTCGTCGCTGCCGGAGGCGCGCATGTTGGTCAGCTGCTTGGCCTTGAGCGGGTTCACGGTCAGGTCGTTGCCGCGGCTGTGCAGGCCGATCACCTGTCCCTCGTAGACCTCGTCGCCCGGGCCGACCATCAGCCGCCCGCGCTCCTGCAGGTTGAACAGTGCGAAGCCGACCGCCTTGCCGGTGCCGTTGCTGATCAGCACGCCGTTCTTGCGCGTTGCCACGTCGCCGCTGGCGACCGGCGCGTAGGCGTCGAACACATGGTGCATGAGGCCGGTGCCGGCACTGGCCGACAGAAAGTCGGTGCGCAGGCCGATCAGGCCGCGGGTCGGGATGCGGTAGTCCAGGCGCACCCGGCCGCGGCCGTCCGGCACCATGTTGGTCAGCTCGCCGCGGCGGGCGCCGATCAGCTCCATGATGTTGCCCTGGTAGGCGGAATCCACATCGATGGTGAGCTGTTCGTAAGGCTCGCAGGCCACGCCGTCGATTTCCTTGACGATCACCTGCGGGCGTGACACGGCCAGCTCGTAACCCTCGCGGCGCATGGTCTCGATCAGGATCGACAGGTGCAGTTCGCCGCGGCCGGACACGCGGAACACGTCCGGATCCTCGCCGTCCTGCACCCGCAGCGCGATGTTGGTCAGCAGCTCCCGGTACAGGCGCTCGCGCAGCTGGCGGGAGGTCAGGAACTGCCCGTCGCGGCCGGCAAACGGCGACTTGTTGACCTCGAAGTTCATGGTGATGGTGGGTTCGTCCACCGTCAGCGCCGGCATGGCTTCCGGGCGTTCCGGGTCGCACAGGGTGTCCGAGATGGCCAGGCCCTCGACGCCGGTGACGGCGATGATGTCGCCGGCCGAGGCCTGCTCGACCTCGTAGCGCTCCAGACCGCGAAAGGCCAGCACCTGCAGCGCCCGGCCACGGCGCTGTGTGCCGCCGGCGCCGACCACCATCACCGACTGGCCGCGCCTGAGCGTGCCGCGCCGGATGCGGCCGATGCCGATCACGCCCACGTAGCTCGAATAGCCCAGCGCGCTGATCTGCATCTGCAGCGGGCCGTCGACTTCCACCTGCGGCGGCGGCACCTTGTCCACGATGGTCTGGAACAGCGGCGTCATGTCGCCTTCGCGCACGCTGTCGTCGAGCCCTGCGTAGCCCATCAGGGCCGAGGTGTAGACCACCGGGAAATCGAGCTGCTCATCGCTGGCACCGAGCCGGTCGAACAGGTCGAAGGTCTGGTTCAGCACCCAGTCCGGGCGCGCACCAGGGCGGTCCACCTTGTTGATGATGACGATCGGGTGCAGGCCAGCCGCGAAGGCCTTTTCGGTCACGAAGCGCGTTTGCGGCATGGGCCCGTCGACGGCGTCCACCAGCAACAATACCGAGTCGACCATCGACAGGATGCGCTCCACCTCGCCGCCGAAGTCGGCATGGCCGGGGGTGTCCACGATGTTGATGCGGTAAGGCGTGTCGCCGCCCGGCGGGGTCCAGTCCACGGCCGTGTTCTTGGCGGTGATGGTGATGCCCCGCTCGCGCTCCAGGTCGTTGCTATCCATGACCAGGTTGCCGTGGTCCTCGTGGGCGGCGAAGGTGCCGGACTGGCGCAGCAGCTGGTCGACCAGCGTGGTCTTGCCATGATCGACGTGGGCGATGATGGCGATATTGCGGATATGGGTGGACATGAAAGGCCGGCAGGCGGGAGCGAGGGGGCGGCGATTATAGCCGCCCGGCCGTGACCGGCCGGCTTCAGGCCCCGGTCAGGCCAAGAAGGCGCGGCTTCGCGGCGCGATGATCGCCCGGCGGAGCCGGGCTCTTACAGTTTCCCGAGGCTCATCCGGGCCACTTCCAGTCCCGAATCTCCGGCATGTCCTGGCCGTGTTTGTTGATGTACTGCCGGTGCTCGATCAGCTTGTCCTTGAGCTGCTGCTTCAGGTAAAGGCCCCGCTCGCCGGTCTGCGGCAGGCGGTCGATGGCGTCCATCGCCAGGTGGAAGCGGTCCAGATCGTTCAGGACGGTCATGTCGAAGGGCGTGGTGATGGTGCCCTCCTCCTTGTAGCCACGGACATGAAGGTTGGCGTGGTTGGTGCGGCGGTAGGTCAGCCGGTGGATCAGCCACGGGTAGGCGTGATAGGCGAAGATCACCGGTTTGTCGCGGGTGAACAGCTCGTCGAAATCCCTGTCGCTGAGGCCATGCGGGTGTTCGCTGGGCGGCTGCAGCTTCATCAGGTCGACGACGTTGACGACGCGGATTTTCAGCTCCGGCAGGTGCTCGCGCAGGATCGAAACCGCCGCCAGCGTCTCCAGCGTGGGCACGTCGCCGCAACAGGCCATGACCAGGTCCGGCGCGACCGCCTGGTCGTTGCTGGCCCACTGCCAGATGCCGATGCCCTGCGTGCAGTGCTTGACCGCGGCATCCATCGTCAGCCATTGCGGCGCCGGGTGTTTGCCGGCAACCACCACGTTGACGTAGTGCCGGCTGCGCAGGCAGTGGTCCATCACCGACAGCAGGCAGTTGGCATCGGGCGGAAAGTAGACCCGCACCACCTCGGCTTTCTTGTTGACCACGAGGTCGATGAAGCCCGGATCCTGGTGCGTGAAGCCGTTGTGATCCTGGCGCCAGACGTGCGAGGCCAGCAGGTAGTTCAGCGATGCGATCGGGCGCCGCCACGGCAGGTGCGCGGTCACCGTCAGCCACTTGGCGTGCTGGTTGAACATCGAATCCACGATGTGGATGAAGGCCTCGTAGCAGTTGAACAGGCCGTGCCGGCCGGTGAGCAGATAGCCCTCCAGCCAGCCCTGGCACTGGTGTTCGCTCAGCACCTCCATCACGCGGCCGGTGGGCGCGAGAAATTCGTCGCTGGACTCGGTCGCGCCGTTCCACTGGCGCTCGGTCGCCTCGAACAGGGCGCCCAGGCCGTTCGAGATCGTCTCGTCGGGGCCGAAGACGCGGAAATTGCGCTGGGCG from Immundisolibacter sp. encodes:
- the glp gene encoding gephyrin-like molybdotransferase Glp; its protein translation is MDSPDPPDCTPASLGFEAALAQVLDTLAPLPGNEEVPLDRALGRVLAEPLRAGMDLQPWPNSAMDGYAFAAADLDLARGDGLVMVGTSLAGHPFSGTLAGGQCVRILTGAILPAGADTVVMQEQVLIDGPRVRLTAAVRPGANVRAPGEDVRAGQIVLPAGCRLGPPQIALAAALGQGHLTVTRRPRVALFTSGDELTPVGQPLAAGAIYDSNRHLLRAMLEEMGVSVIDLGIVADDPDAVRAAFAAARAQADVVISSGGVSVGDADYVRDVFSEFGDIHFWRIDMRPGRPLAFGRLGETWFFGLPGNPVSTAVTFLQFVRPALRRLEGEPASAPLRLELPLLEPVHKASGRLDFQRGVLARDAAGRLGVRSAGHQGSHVMSSLAAADCLMVLPAATGDLPAGSLVQVELLPWRATPQP
- the dtd gene encoding D-aminoacyl-tRNA deacylase, coding for MLALLQRVTEARVSVAGATVGQIGPGLLVLVGVQPGDAPAQAQRMAERILGYRVFDDADGRMNLSLADTRGGLLLVPQFTLAADTDRGRRPSFTSAAEPAHARAMFDCLVDAARTSHALVATGQFGAHMQVSLTNDGPVTFLLRV
- the typA gene encoding translational GTPase TypA, which translates into the protein MSTHIRNIAIIAHVDHGKTTLVDQLLRQSGTFAAHEDHGNLVMDSNDLERERGITITAKNTAVDWTPPGGDTPYRINIVDTPGHADFGGEVERILSMVDSVLLLVDAVDGPMPQTRFVTEKAFAAGLHPIVIINKVDRPGARPDWVLNQTFDLFDRLGASDEQLDFPVVYTSALMGYAGLDDSVREGDMTPLFQTIVDKVPPPQVEVDGPLQMQISALGYSSYVGVIGIGRIRRGTLRRGQSVMVVGAGGTQRRGRALQVLAFRGLERYEVEQASAGDIIAVTGVEGLAISDTLCDPERPEAMPALTVDEPTITMNFEVNKSPFAGRDGQFLTSRQLRERLYRELLTNIALRVQDGEDPDVFRVSGRGELHLSILIETMRREGYELAVSRPQVIVKEIDGVACEPYEQLTIDVDSAYQGNIMELIGARRGELTNMVPDGRGRVRLDYRIPTRGLIGLRTDFLSASAGTGLMHHVFDAYAPVASGDVATRKNGVLISNGTGKAVGFALFNLQERGRLMVGPGDEVYEGQVIGLHSRGNDLTVNPLKAKQLTNMRASGSDENIVLTPHTRLSLEQALEFIENDELVEVTPHFLRVRKRYLLESDRRRHSRAAD